One part of the Syntrophorhabdaceae bacterium genome encodes these proteins:
- the panD gene encoding aspartate 1-decarboxylase, producing the protein MERRMMKSKIHRAIVTESNLDYEGSITIDSHLMEKADIIPYEQVDIYNVTSGERFTTYAIRGEADSGVICINGAAAHKAKKGDMIIIVTYGSFNESELKSFQPKKVYVDSQNKIKNERLRAVNN; encoded by the coding sequence ATGGAACGAAGGATGATGAAGTCAAAGATCCACAGGGCGATAGTCACGGAAAGCAACCTTGATTACGAAGGGAGCATCACTATTGACTCTCATCTTATGGAGAAAGCCGATATCATCCCCTATGAACAGGTGGATATCTATAACGTTACATCAGGTGAGCGTTTTACCACCTATGCAATCCGGGGAGAGGCAGACTCCGGCGTAATCTGTATCAACGGAGCTGCGGCCCATAAAGCAAAAAAAGGTGACATGATTATCATTGTCACCTACGGTTCCTTCAATGAATCTGAATTGAAATCTTTTCAGCCGAAAAAAGTCTACGTGGACAGCCAGAATAAAATCAAGAACGAACGACTAAGGGCTGTTAACAACTGA
- the panC gene encoding pantoate--beta-alanine ligase, with translation MKIVKTVKEMQAFSEEARRTRKIGFVPTMGYLHTGHLSLVAKVRELADIAVVSIFVNPIQFGPTEDLAKYPRDFDRDAALLKHEKADVIFFPDAHDIYPQGFSTYVEVKNLEDHLCGKTRAGHFVGVATVVTKLFNIVKPHVAVFGQKDFQQLVIIEKMVRDLNMDIEIVGYPTVREKDGLAMSSRNTYLTGAERDKALLINASLKKAEKLFREGERNTAVIKKEVEGMLRQKEGINIEYINVCDTATLEDLTNVGKRAVLAIACRIGKTRLIDNTILTEA, from the coding sequence ATGAAGATCGTAAAGACCGTTAAAGAGATGCAGGCGTTCTCCGAAGAGGCACGGAGAACAAGAAAAATCGGGTTTGTTCCGACCATGGGGTATCTCCACACGGGGCATCTCTCTCTCGTGGCAAAAGTCAGGGAACTCGCCGACATTGCGGTTGTCAGTATCTTCGTGAACCCCATACAGTTCGGGCCCACTGAGGACCTCGCCAAGTATCCTCGTGATTTTGACAGAGACGCGGCGCTTCTTAAACACGAAAAGGCCGACGTCATCTTCTTTCCTGATGCACACGATATATACCCGCAAGGGTTTTCAACGTACGTGGAAGTAAAAAACCTCGAAGACCATCTCTGCGGGAAAACACGGGCCGGCCACTTCGTGGGGGTTGCCACCGTGGTGACAAAACTCTTCAACATCGTCAAGCCCCATGTCGCCGTGTTCGGGCAAAAGGATTTCCAGCAACTCGTCATCATTGAGAAGATGGTAAGGGACCTGAATATGGATATTGAGATCGTGGGCTATCCCACGGTCAGAGAAAAGGACGGGCTGGCCATGAGTTCCCGTAACACCTACCTCACCGGGGCTGAACGTGACAAGGCGTTACTTATCAACGCATCCTTGAAAAAGGCGGAAAAACTATTCAGAGAAGGTGAGCGGAATACGGCCGTGATCAAAAAAGAGGTGGAGGGTATGCTACGTCAAAAGGAAGGAATCAACATCGAGTACATAAACGTCTGCGATACCGCCACGCTTGAAGACCTTACAAACGTGGGCAAGAGGGCCGTGCTGGCTATTGCCTGTCGTATAGGAAAAACAAGACTCATAGATAATACCATTTTAACGGAGGCTTAA